CAGATGTGCATCGTGCCCCAATGCCAGCAAAACGTGGGACGGTGTGTTGCTGGCGGAGTTGCAGGCCGAGGTCGCAGAGAACGCGATCGAATGGCTCAGCGCCGCCGGGTTGAACTCGCCTTCGCTGAAGGTCAGGCTCAAGGTGTGCGGAATTCGTTGAGTAATGCTGCCGTTGAGGCGCACGCCGGGCAGGCTCAACAGTTGTTCGAGCAGTCGCTCGCGCAGCGCGACGATAATTTTCTTCTCGTCATCGAAAGCTTCGGCAGCCAAGGCAAATGCCGAGCCCATCGCGGCGATCTGATGCGTCGCCAGCGTGCCGGAACGCAATCCGCCCTCGTGGCCGCCACCGTGAATCTGCGCCTGCAAACGCTGTTGCGCACGCGGGCCGACATACAGCGCGCCGATGCCTTTGGGGCCATAGAGTTTGTGGGCCGAGAACGACATCAGGTCCACCGGCCATTGCGCCAGATCGATCGCGACCTTGCCGGCGCCCTGGGCCGCATCGACATGGAACAACGCCCCGCGCCCGCGCACCACTTCGCCGATGGCCGGGATGTCGTTGACGGTGCCGAGTTCGTTGTTGACCAGCATCAGCGACACCAGAAAGGTGTCATCGCGCATCGCTTCGCTGACCGCTTGCGGAGTGATCAGGCCCTCGGCATCCGGCACCAGATAGGTCACGGCGACACCGGCGTCCTGCAATTGCCGGGCGGTGTCGAGGATGGCCTTGTGTTCGATCTGACTGGTGATGATATGGCCACCGGACACGCCACGTGCCTGGGCGACACCTTTGAGGGCGAGGTTGTTGGATTCGGTGGCGCCGGAGGTCCAGACGATCTGCTGCGCCTGGGCGCCGACCAGTTCGGCGACTTGCCGGCGAGCGTTCTCGACCGTTTGCCGTGCCTGCTGGCCGAAGGCGTGGGAACTGGAAGCCGGGTTGCCGAAGTTACCGTTGAAACCCAGACACTCGATCATCACCTGGATGACCCGCTCGTCCACCGGAGTGGTGGCGGCGTAATCGAAATACAGCGGACGTGTGTTCATAAAAAGACTCGCAGAGCGTGTTCCGGGATCAGGAAGCTCGTGTCTACAAACGGCACGACGCAGCCTTGTGAGCTGCGTCCGGGTTCGAGAGCGTCATCAATACCTGATCGGATGCCGTTAAAGAAGAACAACTTCATTTAAAAGTGCGTAGGAACGCTCCTGAACGCGACTTTAACAGGCATCGGGCCGGCGGTTGTAGCACTGCGTCAGCTAAAGCTTTCAAGGAGTAACGGATACAGCGAAATCACCAGCAGCGCCGCCATGCCCCAGTTGAACACCCGCAACCAGCGACGATCCTTGAGCACGTTGCGCAACAAGGTCCCGCACGCCGCCC
This genomic window from Pseudomonas kribbensis contains:
- a CDS encoding aminotransferase class V-fold PLP-dependent enzyme, producing MNTRPLYFDYAATTPVDERVIQVMIECLGFNGNFGNPASSSHAFGQQARQTVENARRQVAELVGAQAQQIVWTSGATESNNLALKGVAQARGVSGGHIITSQIEHKAILDTARQLQDAGVAVTYLVPDAEGLITPQAVSEAMRDDTFLVSLMLVNNELGTVNDIPAIGEVVRGRGALFHVDAAQGAGKVAIDLAQWPVDLMSFSAHKLYGPKGIGALYVGPRAQQRLQAQIHGGGHEGGLRSGTLATHQIAAMGSAFALAAEAFDDEKKIIVALRERLLEQLLSLPGVRLNGSITQRIPHTLSLTFSEGEFNPAALSHSIAFSATSACNSASNTPSHVLLALGHDAHLAGRTIRLSLGRFTTAEDIDKAVDLIKTACASAPAFWATGL